The Pyrus communis chromosome 2, drPyrComm1.1, whole genome shotgun sequence genome includes a window with the following:
- the LOC137724774 gene encoding S-protein homolog 24-like has protein sequence MMRAFLSHTIFLLLAISTLVMSSPSSAAPVGPHSGDYLVQIRNELSGTATILKVHCKSNGGGDLGSHWISSGERFTVRFHNDKCVSTEYWCKLSWEYSKSKSHGGNYRFFNCDKSFLESCGFQDCTWKVKDDGIYLHDLDELQDLKYYHWQT, from the coding sequence ATGATGAGAGCCTTCTTAAGCCACACCATTTTCTTGTTACTTGCAATCTCAACACTTGTTATGTCTTCTCCGTCCTCCGCTGCCCCTGTTGGTCCTCATTCCGGCGACTACCTTGTGCAAATTCGAAACGAGTTGAGTGGCACCGCCACCATTTTGAAGGTCCATTGCAAATCCAATGGTGGAGGAGACTTGGGTAGCCATTGGATCAGCAGCGGTGAGCGTTTCACCGTACGTTTCCACAATGACAAATGTGTCTCAACTGAGTACTGGTGCAAGTTAAGCTGGGAGTACTCCAAATCCAAGAGTCATGGCGGCAACTATCGCTTCTTCAATTGCGACAAGTCGTTTCTTGAGTCATGTGGTTTCCAGGACTGCACTTGGAAGGTTAAGGATGATGGGATATATTTGCATGATCTTGATGAATTACAAGATTTGAAATATTATCACTGGCAGACGTAA